In one Watersipora subatra chromosome 6, tzWatSuba1.1, whole genome shotgun sequence genomic region, the following are encoded:
- the LOC137398755 gene encoding uncharacterized protein, translating into MNSEEVRSKVRVTLSTVSLKQIVLLASFVTESTRGIQAKWRDILKKDTNKEVEVKLFTHLRIQIILNLKIKKEGSVIDITMGKTSRKQSDKAIKNAIAIRKQNIQRNIRKFNKLTGDQLITLDLEKQELLTNIYLDTKADLEILRGFDPKYSGLTQLDEQVKLMENYVESSKVESEHESSDQKMSQSQAVLHTEAPSISMRSKSSVKLAAARIQAAEVDTEIKALRRQYEDECMLKELESKLHAQKLRMKENELVTKKELINQRRQLLEEHDLDEREEITHALEHISIVSNTLASSHSAIRYDHNAPKMEQKLASNLQSTVNTKSEKSGVSDMHILAESIAKAMRSSRLPVPDPPIFTGNPLEYVDWEISFRTLVESSGIPDADKIHYLKKYVAGPAKEAISGAFLLKSDMAYLTAKQKLKDRFGSDFAVAEAFRSKLQQWPKLRANDHTGIQKFADFLGQCQTAMQQIEELAVLNDSQQNIMLMSKLPDWLANRWKRQVVKHKKVNGKFPKFEEFVKFLGDESDIVNDPTLMSCPASADDFKQAKRPEKPKSMARLSSSNNDGQRCTFCNIPNHRVTECKKLANKTQDEKKCFVQENKLCWACLKPSHRSSQCTHKAKCTRCSGPHPTALHFDKQRATQLVAPIDKTSSRTEVQTTQNINTTHNAMQPKHVSNSVSPTVAKYAPTSKTADTIKEGNNAPTENKESSQTRSKATCNRLKAATGLNSMIVPVWLSSSNQPDHEVLIYALLDTMSDTTFVTNQAVAQLDTLGQQTTLKLTTMTSKNKDTPCMMHNDLTIRGYKTTDKIKVPCAYTRDSIPLDRDHIPTAEVAKSWAHLKMIACELPKLDNVEVGMLIGYDTSRALIPLKSITGDNVSDPYAVQTPLGWSIVGKTRKGLDRSSGVSHLVTTFQNPGHVEHEPMSVSFAYRVNKDPSCKEIIDLLQQDFSENSIAKQTSMSKEDQQFVSTLTENTEQTKEGFYSMPLPFKVRPEMPNNLCMAKKRFELLRKKLANNPQYQNDYISFMNSIIESGDAELVLTDSKAKPGRVWYIPHFGVYHPKKPDKIRVVFDCSAKFHNESLNDHLLQGPDILNSLIGVLHRFRKGRIAVMCDIQRMFHMFKVHESDRDYLRFLWFKDDSMSEVAVYRMAVHLFGATSSPGCATFGLRQLATDKHNPNDPYSVQAKDFMLHDFYVDDGLISLDSQEQAVAVINRAIDICSKGNIRLHKFVSNDKKVLRTIPSSEKAEKLQDLDLQAANSTLPIERALGIEWCVENDQFQFRVMLKSQATTRRGILSTIASVFDPLGFISPFILMGKQVLQQMCRDNLDWDDPLPEHLQAKWQSWTHDLLALNRVKVDRCLKPPDFDQVIATELHHFSDASASGYGQCSYIRYVNSDKRVHCALLCGKSRVAPLKQVTVPRAELQAAVLSAKIAHNIKAELKLANVTKEVFWTDSKVVLGYIHNEARRFHVYVANRVQQICNITTVDQWHHISTNSNPADIASRGATVAKLVDSCWFTGPEILWNSCFEPIPPAKEDVLLKLVDPEVKAKCHSILKSKDLTMAERLKVYSKLSSAVRAVRKLQNWARLKKAPANPDFGVQSYEKAKLTIMMWAQQDGLTEYEQVKQGTLNKSSTLAKLDPFIDASGVMRVGGRLKSARLPFAETHPVILPKNSHVTRLVIAECHEKVKHQGKGMTMCEIRSAGFWVIGLNSMVASYIHKCVSCRKQRRPTETQKMADLPSERVTCNPPFTCVGCDCFGPFVVKENRKECKRYGVIFTCMASRAIHIEVIDDMSTDAFINALRCFIAIRGPIRQIHTDRGTNFIGAANELRKALAESSNSKLSMYAQENNFDFVTNTPHSSHMGGVWERHIRTIRSILNSILMNSSNRLDTSTLRTFLYETMAIVNCRPLTAQNSEDKFTTALSPNQLLTMKSKVVLPPPGKFDQTDAYSRKRWRVVQSLANTFWSRWRKEYLQTLQARQKWTEATPNIEINDIVILKDETKHRNHWSLARVIATIPSKDGYNLTHSLTHSLPHSLTHSLTHSLTHSLTHSLSHSLTHSLTHYLPEL; encoded by the exons ATGAACAGTGAAGAGGTGCGCTCAAAGGTACGAGTGACACTTTCGACTGTATCTCTCAAGCAGATTGTATTATTAGCTAGTTTCGTGACAGAGAGTACAAG AGGGATTCAAGCCAAGTGGAGAGATATCCTAAAGAAGGATACAAACAAAGAAGTAGAAGTGAAACTATTTACACATCTAAGGATCCAGATTATCCTCAATCTCAAGATCAAGAAAGAAGGTTCG GTAATAGATATTACAATGGGCAAGACAAGCCGTAAACAAAGTGATAAGGCAATCAAGAATGCTATTGCAATTAGAAAACAGAACATTCAACGCAATATTAGAAAGTTCAATAAACTCACTGGTGATCAGCTGATCACCttagacttagagaagcaggaATTGTTGACCAACATTTACCTAGATACAAAAGCTGATTTAGAAATCTTGAGAGGCTTTGACCCAAAATACTCAGGCCTAACCCAACTTGATGAGCAAGTGAAACTCATGGAAAATTATGTAGAATCTAGCAAAGTTGAAAGTGAGCATGAAAGCAGTGACCAAAAAATGTCTCAGAGTCAAGCAGTTTTGCATACTGAAGCACCTTCTATCAGCATGCGTTCTAAAAGTTCAGTTAAACTGGCAGCTGCCAGAATACAGGCTGCTGAAGTAGACACAGAAATAAAAGCACTTCGTCGTCAATATGAAGACGAATGCATGCTCAAAGAGCTAGAAAGTAAACTACACGCTCAAAAGTTGCGCATGAAAGAAAATGAGCTTGTGACTAAAAAGGAACTAATAAatcagagaagacaacttctcgAAGAACATGACTTAGATGAGAGAGAAGAGATTACCCATGCTCTTGAACACATTTCTATTGTTAGTAATACTCTTGCCTCTTCTCACTCAGCCATTAGATATGACCATAATGCACCAAAAATGGAGCAAAAGCTTGCAAGCAACTTACAATCAACAGTAAATACTAAATCAGAAAAAAGTGGTGTATCAGACATGCACATACTTGCTGAATCAATTGCTAAAGCTATGCGCAGTAGCAGGCTGCCAGTGCCTGACCCACCTATATTTACAGGCAATCCGCTAGAATATGTAGACTGGGAAATTTCCTTTAGGACACTAGTTGAAAGCTCAGGCATTCCAGATGCTGACAAGATTCATTATCTTAAAAAGTACGTAGCAGGTCCAGCTAAAGAAGCGATCAGTGGTGCCTTTTTGTTAAAATCGGACATGGCTTATCTAACAGCTAAGCAAAAGCTAAAAGATCGTTTTGGATCTGATTTTGCTGTAGCAGAAGCATTTCGCTCTAAACTGCAACAATGGCCAAAACTCAGAGCCAATGATCACACAGGCATTCAAAAGTTTGCAGACTTTCTAGGTCAGTGCCAAACAGCCATGCAACAAATAGAAGAACTAGCAGTCTTAAATGACTCCCAGCAAAACATCATGCTGATGAGCAAACTTCCAGACTGGTTAGCAAACAGGTGGAAGCGGCAAGTAGTGAAACACAAAAAAGTCAATGGTAAATTTCCAAAATTTGAAGAATTTGTAAAATTTCTTGGTGACGAATCAGACATTGTAAATGACCCCACGCTCATGAGCTGTCCTGCAAGTGCAGATGACTTCAAACAAGCCAAAAGACCAGAAAAACCAAAATCAATGGCACGCTTGTCAAGTAGCAATAATGATGGTCAGCGATGTACATTTTGCAACATTCCTAACCACAGAGTTACAGAGTGTAAAAAGCTCGCAAATAAAACACAAGATGAAAAGAAGTGCTTTGTTCAAGAAAACAAGCTGTGTTGGGCTTGCTTAAAACCAAGCCACAGGTCATCTCAATGTACACACAAGGCTAAGTGCACAAGATGCAGTGGGCCACATCCCACAGCACTTCACTTTGACAAACAAAGGGCAACTCAATTAGTCGCACCCATTGACAAAACAAGCAGTAGAACAGAAGTGCAAACCACACAGAACATAAACACAACTCATAATGCAATGCAAcctaaacatgtttcaaattcTGTCTCACCGACTGTTGCAAAATATGCACCTACTTCCAAAACTGCTGACACAATTAAAGAAGGTAACAATGCACCAACAGAAAACAAGGAAAGTAGTCAAACAAGATCAAAAGCAACATGCAATAGGTTAAAAGCCGCAACAGGACTCAACTCAATGATAGTCCCAGTGTGGTTATCTAGTAGCAATCAGCCTGATCATGAAGTACTGATATATGCCCTGCTAGACACAATGTCGGATACCACATTTGTAACCAATCAAGCAGTAGCCCAGTTAGATACACTAGGTCAACAAACCACATTGAAACTAACAACAATGACATCTAAGAACAAAGACACGCCATGTATGATGCACAATGACCTAACCATTCGTGGTTACAAAACTACTGACAAAATAAAAGTTCCATGTGCATACACAAGAGACTCTATACCCCTAGATAGAGATCACATACCCACAGCAGAGGTAGCAAAATCTTGGGCCCATTTGAAAATGATAGCGTGCGAACTTCCCAAGTTAGACAATGTAGAGGTAGGCATGCTCATAGGCTATGACACATCTAGAGCACTTATACCTCTGAAATCTATAACAGGTGACAATGTTTCTGATCCATATGCTGTGCAAACACCATTAGGATGGAGCATAGTAGGCAAAACTAGAAAAGGTTTGGATAGATCAAGTGGTGTTAGTCATCTCGTAACAACATTTCAAAATCCAGGCCACGTTGAACATGAACCCATGTCTGTTAGCTTTGCATACAGAGTAAATAAAGATCCTTCATGCAAGGAAATCATAGATTTGCTGCAACAAGATTTCTCTGAGAACTCTATTGCTAAACAAACTTCCATGTCAAAGGAAGATCAGCAGTTTGTCAGCACACTTACTGAAAACACAGAGCAAACTAAAGAGGGCTTTTACTCAATGCCTTTGCCATTCAAAGTTCGGCCAGAGATGCCAAACAACCTATGCATGGCTAAAAAGCGTTTTGAGCTTCTACGAAAAAAGCTAGCAAACAACCCacaatatcagaatgactacATTTCATTCATGAATTCTATCATAGAGTCTGGAGACGCCGAATTGGTGCTCACAGACAGCAAGGCAAAACCAGGCAGGGTTTGGTACATTCCTCATTTTGGAGTGTACCATCCCAAGAAACCTGACAAGATTAGGGTCGTGTTTGACTGTAGTGCGAAGTTCCACAATGAGTCTCTTAATGACCACTTGTTACAAGGCCCAGACATTTTGAACAGCCTCATAGGTGTACTGCATAGGTTTAGAAAAGGCCGAATAGCTGTCATGTGCGACATACAACGGATGTTTCACATGTTCAAAGTCCATGAATCTGATCGAGACTATCTCAGATTCCTCTGGTTCAAAGATGATAGCATGTCAGAGGTAGCGGTGTATAGGATGGCTGTTCACCTTTTTGGAGCCACTTCCTCTCCAGGATGTGCAACATTTGGCCTGCGACAATTAGCTACTGACAAACACAATCCAAATGATCCATACAGTGTACAAGCCAAAGATTTTATGCTGCATGATTTTTATGTGGATGATGGACTCATTAGCTTGGACTCACAAGAACAAGCAGTAGCTGTAATAAATAGAGCTATTGACATATGCTCTAAGGGCAATATCAGACTGCACAAGTTCGTGAGCAATGACAAAAAGGTTCTTAGAACCATACCAAGTTCAGAAAAAGCTGAGAAACTTCAAGATCTTGATTTGCAAGCTGCAAATAGCACACTTCCAATAGAGCGCGCTTTAGGCATAGAGTGGTGTGTTGAAAATGATCAGTTTCAATTTAGAGTCATGCTCAAAAGCCAAGCAACTACTCGGCGTGGAATTCTATCCACCATAGCCTCAGTGTTTGATCCACTAGGTTTCATTTCACCATTCATTTTGATGGGAAAACAAGTCCTGCAGCAGATGTGCAGAGACAATCTGGATTGGGATGACCCATTACCAGAACACCTACAAGCAAAATGGCAGTCATGGACACATGATCTGTTAGCGCTAAACAGGGTGAAAGTTGACAGGTGTTTAAAACCACCAGACTTCGACCAAGTTATAGCCACAGAACTGCATCATTTCTCAGATGCAAGTGCATCAGGCTATGGTCAATGCTCTTATATACGTTATGTCAACTCAGACAAACGAGTACACTGTGCTCTACTCTGCGGCAAATCCAGAGTTGCCCCATTGAAGCAAGTAACAGTTCCAAGAGCAGAGCTACAAGCTGCTGTGCTGTCTGCAAAAATAGCACACAATATAAAGGCAGAACTAAAACTTGCAAACGTTACTAAAGAGGTCTTCTGGACTGACTCTAAGGTAGTACTAGGGTATATTCACAATGAGGCACGTAGGTTCCATGTGTATGTTGCTAACAGAGTTCAACAGATATGCAACATAACCACTGTTGACCAATGGCACCATATCAGTACAAACAGTAATCCTGCGGATATAGCCTCACGTGGAGCTACCGTCGCAAAGCTGGTAGATTCATGCTGGTTTACCGGGCCAGAAATACTCTGGAACAGCTGCTTTGAGCCTATACCTCCGGCCAAAGAAGATGTTCTTCTTAAACTCGTTGACCCAGAAGTCAAAGCTAAATGCCACAGCATACTTAAGTCAAAGGACCTGACAATGGCTGAAAGACTCAAAGTATACTCAAAACTCTCATCGGCAGTGAGAGCAGTGCGCAAGCTACAGAACTGGGCAAGATTGAAAAAGGCACCAGCGAATCCTGACTTTGGCGTACAATCATATGAAAAGGCAAAACTGACTATCATGATGTGGGCCCAACAAGATGGACTCACAGAGTATGAGCAAGTAAAGCAAGGAACTCTGAACAAGTCTAGTACTCTGGCCAAACTTGACCCTTTTATTGATGCCTCAGGAGTTATGAGAGTCGGTGGTCGACTGAAATCTGCCAGATTGCCTTTCGCAGAAACACACCCAGTCATACTGCCCAAAAATTCACATGTCACAAGACTAGTAATAGCAGAATGCCATGAGAAGGTTAAACACcaaggaaaaggcatgacaaTGTGTGAGATCAGGTCAGCAGGATTCTGGGTAATAGGATTGAACTCTATGGTAGCCTCTTATATCCACAAGTGTGTATCATGCAGAAAACAAAGACGTCCAACTGAGACACAAAAGATGGCAGACTTGCCAAGTGAACGAGTAACATGCAACCCGCCTTTTACTTGCGTAGGGTGTGACTGTTTTGGCCCATTCGTAGTCAAAGAAAATCGAAAGGAATGCAAGCGTTATGGGGTTATCTTTACCTGTATGGCATCTAGAGCCATTCATATCGAAGTCATAGATGACATGAGCACAGATGCATTTATTAACGCTCTTAGATGTTTCATCGCAATCAGAGGTCCAATTCGTCAAATTCACACTGACAGGGGCACCAACTTCATAGGTGCTGCAAACGAACTACGTAAGGCTCTAGCAGAAAGCAGCAATTCCAAACTATCAATGTATGCCCAAGAGAACAATTTTGACTTTGTTACGAATACACCTCATTCAAGCCACATGGGAGGAGTGTGGGAACGCCACATTCGCACAATTAGAAGTATTCTAAATTCTATCCTCATGAATAGCTCCAATAGACTAGACACTAGCACACTTCGAACATTCCTTTATGAAACTATGGCTATTGTCAACTGCAGACCTTTGACTGCGCAGAATAGCGAAGATAAATTCACGACTGCGCTATCTCCTAATCAGTTACTCACAATGAAATCAAAAGTTGTCCTGCCTCCACCCGGCAAGTTTGACCAAACTGATGCTTACTCCAGAAAGCGTTGGAGGGTAGTACAAAGCTTGGCCAACACATTTTGGTCACGCTGGCGCAAAGAATACTTGCAAACACTTCAAGCCAGACAGAAATGGACAGAAGCTACTCCAAACATTGAAATTAATGACATAGTCATCTTAAAAGATGAAACTAAACACAGAAACCACTGGTCGCTAGCCAGGGTTATAGCAACAATACCAAGCAAAGATGG CTACAacctcactcactcactcactcactcactacctcactcactcactcactcactcactcactctctcactcactcactcactcactcactctctcactcactcactcactcactcactcactacCTCCCGGAGCTATAA